The following are encoded together in the Mycteria americana isolate JAX WOST 10 ecotype Jacksonville Zoo and Gardens chromosome 2, USCA_MyAme_1.0, whole genome shotgun sequence genome:
- the STEAP4 gene encoding metalloreductase STEAP4 has protein sequence MNKNSSNIMALAPNTSNKRETVCIFGTGDFGRALGYKMIQSGYPVVFGSRSTQASSLIPKDAEVLSHAEAAQKAAIIIIAIQRQHYNFLTPLAEVLHGKVLVDVSNNLKINQYPESNAEYLAQLVPGAKVVKAFNTVSAWALQSGTLDASRQVFVCGDDMEAKQMVMDIVRALGLTPLDQGSLLAAQEIENYPLKLFPMWKFPILLSLGLSAFFFFYCLARDVIYPYVYENKDFSFFIAISIPNRICPILALILLALVYLPGVLAAIIQLYRGTKYRRFPDWLDKWMLCRKQLGLVALAFASLHVLYTLVIPIRSFVRWRLSGRIISQALNNKTEPLNTTNAWLSDSYLALGILGFFLFALLGITSLPSVSNNVNWREFRFVQSKLGYLTLILCTAHTLVYGGNRFLSPSSYRWYLPNAYMLCLIVPCIVLVVKFVLIFPCLDKPLTRIRQGWERNPQYSEQSNYIINKTAV, from the exons atgaatAAAAATTCTTCCAACATAATGGCTTTGGCTCCTAACACTTCTAATAAAAGAGAGACAGTGTGCATATTTGGAACTGGAGATTTTGGAAGAGCTCTGGGGTATAAAATGATTCAGTCCGGCTACCCTGTTGTGTTCGGAAGCCGGAGCACACAGGCATCCAGCCTGATTCCCAAGGACGCAGAGGTGTTGAGCCACGCAGAGGCAGCGCAGAAAGCTGCCATCATCATTATAGCAATCCAGAGGCAACATTACAACTTCCTTACACCACTAGCAGAAGTTCTCCATGGAAAAGTCTTGGTGGACGTAAGcaacaacttaaaaataaaccagtatcCTGAATCCAACGCAGAGTACCTCGCTCAGCTGGTGCCCGGCGCTAAGGTCGTGAAAGCCTTTAACACCGTGTCAGCCTGGGCCTTGCAGTCGGGCACACTGGATGCAAGCCGGCAG GTGTTTGTCTGTGGAGATGACATGGAAGCTAAACAAATGGTGATGGATATCGTTCGTGCACTGGGTCTTACTCCATTAGATCAGGGATCCCTCTTGGCTGCTCAGGAAATAGAAAATTACCCTCTGAAGCTCTTTCCAATGTGGAAGTTTCCCATCCTTTTATCCCTTGGTCTATCCGCATTCTTCTTCTTCTACTGTTTGGCTCGTGATGTAATTTACCCTTATGTTtatgaaaacaaagacttttcattttttattgcaATTTCCATTCCAAATCGGATCTGCCCTATATTGGCACTCATCCTTCTTGCCTTGGTTTATCTTCCTGGTGTACTTGCTGCAATTATTCAGTTATACAGAGGTACCAAATACCGCCGTTTCCCAGACTGGCTCGACAAATGGATGCTGTGTAGGAAACAACTTGGACTAGTAGCCTTGGCATTTGCTTCTCTGCACGTTTTGTACACTCTTGTTATCCCAATTCGCTCCTTTGTAAGATGGAGACTCAGCGGTCGAATCATCTCCCAG GCACTGAACAATAAAACAGAACCACTCAACACCACCAATGCCTGGCTTAGTGACTCTTATTTGGCTTTGGggattttagggttttttttatttgctcttctgggAATAACTTCCTTGCCTTCAGTCAGCAACAATGTCAACTGGCGAGAATTTCGATTTGTACAG TCCAAACTGGGATATCTGACACTGATTTTGTGCACTGCACACACATTGGTTTACGGTGGAAACCGGTTTCTGAGCCCATCATCATACAGATGGTATCTTCCAAACGCCTATATGCTCTGCCTCATTGTTCCCTGCATTGTACTGGTTGTCAAATTTGTGCTTATATTTCCTTGTCTAGACAAACCTCTCACACGAATTCGACAGGGCTGGGAGAGAAATCCCCAATACTCAGAACAGTCAAATTACATTATCAACAAGACTGCTGTATAA